In Sphingobacterium thalpophilum, a genomic segment contains:
- a CDS encoding thioredoxin family protein: protein MMRNIRLLLCGAIVFFGTVLVQSKAFSQQLATAQDVSKPYNPDANAQSDIDQLLVQAKKEKKNIIIQAGGNWCVWCLRFNDYIHKTASVDKLLKSHFLYYHLNYSKENKNEAVFQKYAPEGNKLGYPFFIVLDRNGKTLHVQESGSLEKGKGYDEEKVLNFFKAWVAK, encoded by the coding sequence ATGATGAGAAATATAAGATTATTACTGTGTGGAGCTATCGTGTTTTTTGGGACGGTACTCGTACAGTCCAAAGCGTTCTCACAGCAGCTTGCTACAGCTCAGGATGTTTCAAAGCCTTACAATCCAGACGCTAATGCACAGAGTGATATTGATCAACTATTGGTTCAGGCAAAGAAAGAAAAGAAAAATATCATCATCCAGGCTGGTGGGAATTGGTGTGTCTGGTGTTTAAGGTTTAATGATTATATCCATAAAACGGCAAGTGTCGACAAGTTGTTAAAGAGTCATTTCCTCTATTATCACCTCAATTATTCAAAAGAGAATAAAAATGAGGCTGTGTTTCAAAAGTATGCTCCTGAAGGGAATAAACTAGGTTATCCATTTTTTATTGTTTTGGATAGAAATGGAAAAACATTGCATGTACAGGAGAGTGGCAGCCTGGAAAAAGGGAAGGGCTATGATGAAGAAAAAGTGCTTAATTTCTTTAAAGCTTGGGTCGCAAAATAA
- a CDS encoding glycerol-3-phosphate dehydrogenase/oxidase, whose protein sequence is MKHQEFKRSKLIEKIRDTSAWDVIVIGGGASGLGVALDALSRGFKTILLEQVDFAKGTSSKATKLVHGGVRYLAQGDISLVKEALHERGLLQKNAPHLVKNQSFIIPNYSWFDGPFYTIGMKIYDLLAGKLSLGKSIHINKEETLNRISTVRPKGLYGGVVYQDGQFDDSRLALNVAQTCIQMGGVALNYVRVNNLTKDSDGRINGVIANDTETGEVFTIQGKAIINATGIFVDDILKMDRPEAKQMVRPSQGVHLVFDKSFLPGDDAIMIPKTDDGRVLFLVPWHNRVIAGTTDTPIDEHSLEPVALEQEIDFILKTAGRYLTKQPTRADALAVFAGLRPLAAPTGNSNKTKEISRSHKVIVSDSKLLTLTGGKWTTFRRMGQDTIDKAIKIGCLPQKESRSASQKIYSAIPTSDRSNHMYIYGADQEAINALTQENPEWNEKLIPHLEFKKAEVVWAARNELARTVEDVLSRRVRMLFLDAKAAIEAAPEVAKILAQELERDQDWQNDQIAHFQKVAKNYILK, encoded by the coding sequence ATGAAACACCAAGAATTCAAAAGGTCAAAACTGATAGAAAAAATAAGAGATACGAGCGCATGGGATGTTATCGTCATAGGTGGCGGTGCCAGCGGATTGGGTGTTGCATTAGATGCCTTAAGCCGAGGGTTCAAAACAATTTTGTTGGAGCAGGTTGATTTTGCAAAAGGAACTTCGAGCAAAGCAACGAAGCTTGTTCACGGTGGTGTACGTTACTTGGCTCAGGGCGACATCTCCCTGGTTAAAGAAGCGCTTCACGAAAGAGGTCTACTTCAAAAAAACGCTCCCCATCTTGTCAAAAATCAGTCCTTTATCATCCCCAATTACAGTTGGTTCGATGGCCCATTCTATACCATAGGAATGAAAATATATGACCTGCTTGCAGGTAAATTAAGTTTGGGAAAATCCATTCATATCAACAAAGAAGAAACCCTTAACCGCATAAGCACCGTTAGACCTAAAGGGCTATATGGCGGCGTGGTTTATCAAGACGGACAATTTGACGACTCAAGACTTGCGCTCAACGTTGCGCAAACCTGTATACAAATGGGCGGCGTCGCGCTAAATTACGTCAGAGTCAACAACCTCACCAAAGACAGCGATGGACGAATAAATGGTGTCATCGCTAATGATACCGAAACGGGGGAAGTTTTCACCATACAAGGCAAGGCTATTATCAATGCTACAGGAATATTTGTCGATGACATCCTAAAAATGGACCGACCGGAAGCAAAACAAATGGTACGCCCCAGCCAAGGGGTTCACCTGGTATTTGACAAATCGTTTCTTCCTGGCGACGACGCCATTATGATTCCAAAAACGGATGATGGACGGGTCCTTTTCCTGGTACCCTGGCACAATCGAGTCATTGCGGGAACAACGGACACCCCTATAGACGAGCATAGCCTTGAGCCGGTAGCTTTGGAGCAGGAGATCGATTTTATTCTGAAAACTGCGGGACGCTACCTGACAAAACAACCAACAAGAGCGGATGCATTGGCCGTATTTGCCGGCCTCCGTCCGCTGGCTGCTCCTACAGGCAACTCCAACAAGACCAAAGAGATCTCACGAAGCCACAAGGTTATCGTCAGCGACTCCAAATTACTTACTTTAACGGGTGGAAAGTGGACAACATTCCGTCGAATGGGCCAAGATACCATCGACAAAGCGATAAAAATTGGTTGTTTGCCACAAAAAGAAAGCCGGTCTGCCAGTCAAAAGATTTATAGCGCCATTCCGACATCAGACAGAAGCAATCATATGTATATTTATGGCGCCGATCAAGAAGCGATCAACGCGTTGACGCAAGAAAATCCGGAATGGAACGAAAAATTAATCCCACATCTTGAATTCAAAAAGGCTGAAGTTGTTTGGGCGGCACGCAATGAACTTGCCAGAACTGTGGAAGATGTCCTATCCCGTCGGGTACGGATGCTATTTCTTGATGCGAAAGCTGCAATTGAAGCTGCTCCTGAAGTCGCAAAAATACTCGCACAGGAGCTGGAAAGAGATCAAGATTGGCAAAATGATCAAATAGCGCATTTTCAAAAAGTTGCAAAAAATTATATCTTAAAGTAA
- the glpK gene encoding glycerol kinase GlpK has translation MEQQYILAMDQGTTSSRAIIFDKDRNIVSIAQKEFTQIFPQPGWVEHDPHEIWSTQAGVTAEATTKAGLNGKNIAAIGITNQRETVVVWEKETGKPIYNAIVWQDKRTADYCDELRSSGKHELIQEKTGLILDPYFSATKIKWILDNVEGAREKAQNGELICGTIDTWLVWNLTRGDAHITDVTNASRTLLFNIHSMEWDKELLELFDIPAAMLPEVKESSEIYGESRTTIFAHKVKIAGIAGDQQAALFGQQCIEKGMVKNTYGTGCFMLMNIGDKPIRSKNNLLTTVAWKINGKTEYALEGSIFIGGALVQWLRDNLNIIYKSADVEQLALTEKDNGGVTFIPTFAGLGAPYWNARAQGTLFGLTRATTNGHIARASLEAISLQTRDVLQAMEADSGIPIKELRVDGGATANNLLMQIQANVLNSKVVRPKITETTALGAAYLAGLAVGFWKNEDEISKFWAQDRIFEPEAEQEEQTKKIIKLWTKGVKALQYWTEN, from the coding sequence ATGGAACAACAATACATCTTGGCAATGGATCAAGGCACCACCAGCTCCAGGGCTATAATTTTTGATAAGGACAGAAATATAGTCTCCATTGCCCAGAAGGAATTTACACAAATATTCCCACAACCGGGATGGGTCGAACATGATCCACATGAAATCTGGTCAACGCAGGCAGGTGTCACAGCAGAAGCAACCACAAAGGCAGGATTAAACGGCAAAAACATTGCCGCCATTGGTATTACCAATCAACGCGAAACTGTTGTCGTTTGGGAGAAAGAAACAGGAAAACCCATCTACAATGCCATTGTATGGCAAGATAAACGCACAGCAGATTATTGCGACGAGTTACGTAGCTCCGGAAAACATGAGCTAATCCAGGAGAAAACAGGTCTGATATTAGACCCCTATTTTTCTGCAACCAAAATAAAATGGATTCTGGATAACGTGGAGGGTGCACGGGAAAAAGCACAAAACGGGGAATTAATCTGTGGAACCATAGACACTTGGCTCGTCTGGAACCTCACGCGTGGCGATGCACACATCACAGATGTAACGAACGCTTCCCGCACCTTACTCTTTAACATCCATAGCATGGAATGGGATAAGGAGCTACTCGAATTATTTGACATCCCCGCTGCCATGCTGCCCGAAGTAAAAGAAAGCAGTGAAATATATGGGGAATCCCGGACAACCATTTTTGCACACAAAGTCAAGATTGCAGGAATTGCCGGCGATCAGCAGGCAGCACTTTTCGGACAGCAATGTATTGAAAAAGGGATGGTCAAAAACACCTATGGTACAGGATGTTTTATGTTAATGAACATCGGTGATAAACCAATCCGTTCAAAGAATAACCTTTTGACTACTGTCGCCTGGAAAATCAACGGAAAAACAGAATATGCCCTGGAGGGAAGTATCTTTATCGGTGGCGCACTGGTCCAATGGCTACGCGACAATCTCAACATCATCTACAAATCGGCGGACGTAGAGCAATTAGCGCTTACAGAGAAGGATAACGGCGGCGTCACATTCATCCCCACCTTTGCTGGACTGGGAGCGCCGTACTGGAATGCTCGTGCACAAGGGACGCTATTTGGCCTGACGCGTGCAACCACCAATGGGCATATAGCACGCGCCTCACTAGAGGCAATCTCCCTCCAGACACGTGATGTGCTGCAAGCAATGGAAGCGGATAGTGGCATACCGATCAAAGAGCTACGTGTAGACGGCGGCGCAACGGCAAATAACCTACTCATGCAGATTCAGGCCAATGTGCTTAACAGCAAAGTTGTACGCCCTAAAATCACAGAAACGACAGCTTTGGGGGCAGCATACCTCGCAGGACTGGCCGTGGGATTCTGGAAAAATGAGGACGAGATATCAAAGTTTTGGGCTCAGGATCGTATATTTGAACCTGAAGCAGAGCAAGAAGAGCAAACAAAAAAGATCATTAAGCTCTGGACCAAGGGTGTCAAAGCATTACAGTACTGGACCGAAAACTAA
- a CDS encoding MIP/aquaporin family protein, translating to MNHYLAEFIGTTLLLLLGNGVVANVILKGTKGENGGWIVITTAWALAVYVGVVFAGPYTGAHLNPAVTIAVALNHGLPWMEVPGYILAQIAGGFCGAMLTYIMHKDHFDATADPTTKLGVFATIPNIRNTSTNLASEIIGTFVLIFVIFFITGQDVTIDGKTAPIGMGSLGAIPVAFLVWAIGLSLGGTTGYAINPARDLGPRLFHALWPIKEKGSSDWSYAWIPILGPILGAILAFALYACIKPA from the coding sequence ATGAACCACTATTTAGCAGAATTTATCGGTACAACCCTTCTCCTTCTTTTAGGTAATGGGGTTGTGGCCAACGTTATCTTGAAAGGAACAAAGGGCGAAAATGGAGGATGGATTGTAATCACCACCGCATGGGCACTTGCAGTCTATGTCGGTGTTGTATTTGCTGGCCCATATACCGGAGCCCACCTCAATCCTGCGGTAACCATTGCCGTCGCTCTCAATCATGGTCTTCCTTGGATGGAAGTGCCCGGCTATATTCTCGCACAAATTGCCGGCGGTTTCTGTGGCGCCATGTTAACCTACATCATGCACAAAGACCATTTCGATGCAACAGCAGACCCAACCACCAAACTTGGTGTTTTCGCGACGATACCCAACATTCGTAATACATCAACAAATCTGGCAAGTGAAATTATTGGAACCTTTGTTTTGATTTTTGTTATTTTCTTCATAACAGGACAAGATGTGACCATCGACGGAAAAACAGCTCCTATTGGCATGGGCTCTCTTGGTGCTATACCCGTTGCATTTCTAGTATGGGCGATCGGCCTCTCGCTGGGTGGAACTACGGGATATGCCATCAATCCTGCCCGGGATTTGGGGCCGCGTTTATTTCATGCCCTTTGGCCAATCAAAGAAAAAGGAAGCTCCGACTGGTCTTATGCCTGGATTCCAATCCTAGGACCTATCTTGGGCGCTATTTTAGCCTTTGCACTTTATGCTTGTATAAAACCGGCCTAA
- a CDS encoding GNAT family N-acetyltransferase yields the protein MQEIIPPVDRELLKTELNKEVFLRYTNNGNNEIYLINYHNSPNVMREIGRLRELTFRGAGGGTGLSIDIDENDTCEDCYDQLIAWNPEDEEVVAGYRVIKCAEAGEVNGIPNLSTAHYFQFSELFTNEYLPYTIELGRSFVQPKYQPAIDNRKGIFSLDNLWDGLGALVMLNPEIKYLFGKVTMYPHYNKDARDMLLYFMDYYFPDHDKLVLPLPELEIKNDYDRFVGVFDGLDYKEGYKVLNSHVRALGENIPPLINTYMNLSPTMKSFGTARNDEFGTVEEKGILIVIDDVYPVKKERHMNTFDRDREYGHRKPKRG from the coding sequence ATGCAAGAAATTATACCTCCAGTTGATAGAGAATTATTGAAGACCGAATTGAATAAAGAAGTCTTCTTACGATATACCAACAATGGAAATAACGAGATATATTTAATCAACTATCATAATTCGCCAAATGTCATGCGTGAAATTGGGCGTTTGCGAGAGTTGACTTTTCGTGGAGCAGGGGGAGGTACAGGACTTTCAATTGATATCGATGAAAATGATACATGCGAAGATTGTTACGATCAGTTGATCGCATGGAATCCCGAAGATGAAGAAGTGGTTGCTGGTTATAGGGTAATCAAATGTGCTGAGGCTGGTGAAGTAAATGGTATACCCAATTTATCGACAGCACATTATTTTCAGTTTTCCGAATTGTTCACGAACGAATATCTACCTTACACCATAGAATTGGGAAGATCGTTTGTACAACCTAAATACCAACCGGCCATCGACAATAGAAAAGGAATTTTTTCATTGGACAATCTTTGGGACGGTTTAGGGGCTTTGGTGATGCTTAACCCTGAAATTAAATACCTCTTTGGTAAAGTGACCATGTATCCACATTACAATAAAGATGCACGGGATATGTTGCTTTATTTTATGGATTACTATTTTCCTGATCATGATAAATTGGTGCTTCCTCTTCCGGAATTGGAAATTAAAAATGATTACGACCGTTTTGTAGGAGTTTTTGATGGACTGGATTATAAAGAAGGATATAAGGTGTTAAATAGTCATGTGAGAGCATTGGGCGAGAATATTCCACCGTTGATAAATACCTATATGAACCTATCGCCTACGATGAAATCATTTGGCACTGCGCGTAATGACGAGTTTGGTACGGTAGAAGAAAAAGGTATACTGATTGTAATTGATGACGTGTATCCTGTGAAAAAGGAACGTCACATGAATACGTTTGATCGGGATCGTGAATACGGTCATAGAAAACCCAAGCGTGGATAA
- a CDS encoding 1-acyl-sn-glycerol-3-phosphate acyltransferase yields the protein MITGESKKFIDIREVIHKKNAGLAKWIPSFLLNYLKRTIHEDEINDIMTRFADLQGLDFVDALINDLDVKVNLYGAENIPVSDPVIFASNHPLGGLDGIAFIHAIGKYRRDVKFLVNDILLNIGNLRPLFVGVNKLGGQGKQAISAIEEAYGADDALLVFPAGLVSRKQNDGRIEDLEWKKSFISKSKKYKKDVIPVLIDGKNSKFFYNFARLRQKLGLKVNIEMLYLPDEMFAQRGHTVNIIVGERIPYTAFDQSKNEKTWAEEVKRRVYGLAQEK from the coding sequence ATGATCACAGGCGAGAGTAAAAAGTTTATTGATATACGTGAAGTTATTCACAAAAAAAATGCGGGGCTTGCTAAATGGATTCCGTCTTTTTTGCTTAATTATTTAAAAAGGACAATTCATGAAGACGAGATAAATGATATTATGACGCGCTTTGCAGATCTTCAAGGCTTGGATTTTGTTGATGCATTGATCAACGATCTGGATGTCAAGGTCAATTTGTATGGGGCAGAAAATATTCCCGTATCGGATCCGGTTATTTTTGCGTCCAATCACCCTTTGGGCGGATTGGATGGTATTGCATTTATACACGCTATAGGTAAGTATAGACGCGATGTGAAGTTCTTGGTTAATGATATTCTTTTAAATATAGGTAATTTGAGGCCTTTGTTTGTCGGTGTCAATAAGTTAGGGGGGCAAGGGAAACAGGCGATCTCTGCGATTGAGGAGGCCTATGGAGCGGACGATGCGCTACTGGTATTTCCTGCAGGTTTGGTTTCCAGAAAACAAAACGATGGCCGCATAGAAGACCTGGAATGGAAAAAAAGTTTTATTAGCAAATCAAAAAAATATAAAAAAGATGTCATTCCGGTGTTGATTGACGGTAAAAACTCTAAGTTTTTTTATAATTTTGCAAGGCTTAGACAGAAATTGGGTCTCAAGGTAAACATTGAAATGTTATATTTACCTGATGAAATGTTTGCCCAACGCGGACATACCGTCAACATTATAGTAGGAGAAAGAATCCCTTATACAGCGTTTGATCAATCAAAAAACGAAAAAACTTGGGCTGAGGAAGTGAAAAGAAGGGTTTATGGATTGGCTCAAGAAAAATAG
- a CDS encoding CBS domain-containing protein, giving the protein MLISQFLSNADFSIQNADSIQQALEKLQDMLCKELVVLNGDDFIGLVNETILLDAEDEDAPLSSIKINTAPIQLKFNQHPYDALVMITVYNSTIIPVLDQDNKYIGVSTQLDILKAISSIQSQNESGAIIVLAIGLHDFSLSQIAHLVESDNCRILNCATKINLESDNIEVTLKVDKSNINALLNSFLRHNYLVLETHNTIAAFDDTADRYQQLMNYINI; this is encoded by the coding sequence ATGCTAATAAGTCAATTTCTTTCAAATGCTGATTTCAGTATTCAAAATGCTGATTCAATACAACAAGCGCTAGAGAAGCTGCAAGATATGCTTTGTAAAGAATTAGTCGTTTTAAATGGTGACGACTTTATTGGCCTGGTTAATGAAACCATCTTATTGGATGCGGAAGATGAAGATGCTCCCCTTTCATCCATAAAAATAAATACAGCCCCCATACAGCTGAAGTTTAATCAACACCCCTACGATGCCTTGGTGATGATAACTGTATATAATAGTACAATCATTCCTGTTTTAGATCAAGACAACAAATATATTGGTGTGTCAACGCAATTAGATATATTAAAGGCAATAAGTTCAATTCAATCGCAAAATGAATCTGGAGCTATTATTGTGTTGGCAATTGGCCTACATGATTTTTCACTTTCACAGATTGCGCACCTTGTTGAAAGTGACAATTGCAGAATACTCAATTGTGCGACCAAAATAAATTTGGAAAGTGACAATATTGAAGTTACCCTTAAAGTCGACAAGTCAAACATTAATGCATTACTGAATTCATTCCTAAGACACAATTATTTAGTTCTTGAAACCCATAATACCATAGCTGCATTTGACGACACTGCCGACCGTTATCAGCAGCTTATGAATTATATTAACATTTGA
- a CDS encoding NAD kinase — translation MRIAIYGREFQPSVIPHVKHLFEYLVDKNIEIWVYDPFHEFLLSQFECTFNFSTYNTYQEIKDDIDIMLSLGGDGTMLSAVSLIKDSGIPIAGINFGRLGFLASINKNDFEDAIDDILNQRFTIQKRVLLSVESEQVNLFQGNHYALNDITVFRYDSSAMITVNARINGELLNSYWADGLIIATPTGSTAYSLSCGGPIIMPESGNFVITPISPHNLNVRPIVISNQFTLELEIESRSNQYILSCDSKNESIDTSVKLTIKQAPFTINLIRLPHESFFSTLREKLLWGIDVRNY, via the coding sequence ATGAGAATCGCAATATATGGAAGAGAGTTTCAGCCCTCTGTTATACCACATGTGAAACACCTATTTGAATATCTTGTCGATAAAAATATTGAGATCTGGGTCTATGATCCATTTCATGAATTTCTGCTATCACAATTTGAATGTACCTTTAACTTCTCAACATACAATACCTATCAAGAAATCAAAGACGATATTGACATTATGTTGAGTCTGGGCGGAGATGGAACCATGTTATCTGCTGTTTCCCTGATTAAAGATTCCGGAATTCCAATTGCGGGGATAAACTTTGGACGCCTTGGTTTTTTAGCTTCCATCAATAAAAATGATTTTGAGGACGCCATCGACGATATACTGAACCAACGTTTTACGATACAGAAGCGCGTGTTGCTCTCTGTTGAATCTGAACAGGTTAATTTGTTTCAAGGCAATCACTATGCGCTCAATGATATTACCGTATTTCGTTATGACAGCTCGGCCATGATTACCGTTAATGCGCGTATCAATGGCGAACTACTGAATTCATACTGGGCAGATGGACTAATTATCGCTACACCTACCGGATCCACAGCTTATTCATTGAGTTGCGGCGGCCCTATTATTATGCCGGAAAGTGGCAATTTTGTCATTACCCCCATTTCTCCGCACAACCTCAATGTGAGACCCATTGTCATCTCAAATCAGTTTACCCTTGAATTGGAAATAGAGAGTCGAAGCAATCAATACATCCTTAGCTGTGATTCCAAAAACGAATCCATTGATACATCAGTAAAATTAACCATTAAACAGGCTCCATTTACTATTAATCTCATTAGGCTCCCGCATGAAAGCTTTTTCAGCACGCTGCGGGAAAAATTACTTTGGGGCATCGATGTCAGAAACTATTAG
- a CDS encoding isoprenyl transferase: MSFLDQIDTIKLPQHIAIIMDGNGRWAKQKGKLRVFGHQNGVKAVREALEGCVKANIKFLTLYAFSAENWNRPKLEVMALMELLVTSLKKEIKTFQENGVRLNVIGDITKLPSNAQRKLQETIEATKENTHCTLTLALSYSSRQEIVDAARNLAQQVKDGKLHADEINDELFAANLYTQNLPDPDLLIRTSGELRISNFLLWQIAYSELCFLDKMWPEFTKEDLFKSIVDYQQRERRFGKTSEQL, from the coding sequence ATGAGTTTTTTAGATCAGATAGATACTATTAAATTGCCACAGCATATCGCCATCATCATGGATGGCAATGGCCGTTGGGCAAAACAGAAGGGGAAACTTCGTGTATTTGGGCATCAAAATGGTGTAAAAGCAGTACGAGAAGCATTAGAAGGATGTGTAAAAGCCAATATTAAATTTCTGACACTTTATGCATTTTCTGCAGAAAACTGGAATCGACCTAAACTTGAGGTGATGGCACTGATGGAACTATTGGTTACTTCCCTTAAAAAAGAAATCAAAACTTTTCAGGAGAATGGCGTCCGCTTGAATGTTATTGGTGATATCACCAAATTACCGTCAAATGCACAAAGAAAGCTGCAGGAGACCATTGAAGCAACGAAAGAAAATACACACTGTACATTGACATTAGCTTTGAGCTACAGTTCCCGACAAGAAATTGTGGACGCCGCTCGAAATCTAGCCCAACAAGTAAAAGACGGAAAACTCCATGCAGACGAAATTAACGATGAATTATTCGCTGCAAACCTCTATACACAAAACTTACCCGATCCTGACCTTCTGATACGTACCAGCGGAGAATTGAGAATAAGCAATTTCCTACTTTGGCAAATTGCCTATTCAGAATTATGCTTCCTAGATAAGATGTGGCCTGAGTTTACGAAAGAAGATTTATTTAAATCCATCGTCGATTATCAGCAACGCGAAAGAAGGTTTGGAAAAACAAGTGAACAGTTATAA